TTTACTTTCTAAGTTCCATATTCTTATAAATCTGTCCGTTGCTGCACACAGCCAGTAATCACATGGAGAGAAACAGAGTGAATTTATTGTACACCCAGTTTCCAGTGAGTACAAAtgctttccttcattcacaTCCCACAATTTTGCTACTCCGTCTTTTCCTCCGGATGCACATAATGATCCATCTGGAGAAATGGTGACTGTGTTTAGCACACCAGTGTGTGCCTCCAAGTTTTTATTCAAatcacaattttttaaattccatACTTTAACTAACTTATCCCATCCACAGGAAACGATAATGGCTTGTTTTGGTGAGGGAGAAAATCTCACACAAGTAATCCAATCTGTATGTTGTTGTTCCGTTATGGTGTATTTACACTGAGCTAAGGTGTTCCATAATTTAATGGTTTTATCTCGGCTAGCTGAAACGATTTGTCTGTTATCAGGACTAAAGGAGACACTAAAAACATCAGAAGTGTGTCCAATGAATGACCTTATAGTTTCTCCACATGACAAATCCCATAAGCGAACTGAGTGGTCCCACGATCCGGACAGAGCAAACAATCCATCGGATGAAATGGACACATCATTGATGGCTTGCGAATGTCCCGTCAGGGATTTCTTCGCTGTTCCTATTTCGCCTGAGTCGTCATCGGGGTTGATGTTCCAGACGATTAGCTTCTTGTCTGCGGGATGCATTTGCAAAGGGGAACACAGTTCAGGGTTAGTatgtcataaaaaaaaatttaatgaacAAACGGGAAGATAACGATAGCAACGAAGGCAAGCGCGTCCAAATATCACACCAGGAAtaggaatgaaaaattccAAATGTACAATCCTccttacacacacacacacacccatcatccccccccctttggatAAAAATACCCTTTCCAGATTTGCTATATTTTCATAActattttctccttatcaGATTTTTGAGCTGTACAactcttcatatttttattttttttatcagaGTGAGCTGGGATAAGACTTGTCAtcatggagaagaaaaaaaagtttatgaAAACTTTGCGCGGGAAAGCGGGGTGGGGGATAATCACAAAGTTGCCTCTTCCATGTTGACGATAATCAACAGAATGATTTTAATCCACTACAAGGGCAACGCGTGATGGTATGACTCATCAAGGCTGAGTTGAGAGTATATGGGTGAACATTGTATCAAAATATGCGCTGCTCTCATGACGAATATGCAGAACAGTTGCACATCGTGGGTATAGCTTAAAAAGTGTGTGTGCGATTGTAAAAATCTCTCCTCCCTCCTTGCAAACGCTCGCTAGGCATTACCTCTGGATGCGCTCACTATGGTTTTTAACTTTGCGTCAGTGGGAGTTGACACGGATGTAACCCAGTCGCTGTGTCCTCCTTCCAGAACACCCCTTAGGGATATCTCCGCTTCCTTTATGTTTTCCATGTTTggattattttaaaaatttgacaCGGGGATCTATACACGGGGGAGAAGGACGATATGTGTGGGTATGTTTGGTAAAGTAAGAACAGGGGCagcacgcaaaaaaaaataaataaaaaaaaacactgcTTAGCGGAAGAATGATTTCCGTAGTTGACATATAAATGAGTAtcacaggggaaaaaagggtgACAACAAGGAAGGCACATTTAGCACGTCAAACATAACaggatatatatacgtgaaaagaaaaaaaaaaaactcgcACAGCTTTtacttatatgtacaaaaataaaagaggggGTGGATGAGGAGCACATAAATATTCCTCTCTCCCTGAGGAGCATCATAGCATACGTACACTTGCATACATTAGCATACATGAAGTACCAAAATATACGTGAATGACGCAGTTAGGGAGGATTATACCCTCGCGTTGCTCGCCATTCACATCATGTAGGGATATATAAATGAATCATCTGCAGGTACATTATTTTCGCACAATTGTGGTGGCTCCTCCTTTCCTACAATTGGCATAGATCCACGCaaatataaagaagaatgtaaatatatgcataacGTCGTACGCGTACTCGTATTTTTGTAAAGTTCTTACTTgcgaaaaagggggggaaggcaaAATTGTGgggtaaaaacaaaaaggaaacaacTTAAAGAAAATCTGCAATACGAAGTAAAAAGGTTTTGTTCCGCTTATCCTTCTTACataatttgttttctttattttggtaaattttttttttttgtaacctTTTTGTacctctttattttttatttttttattttatttttttttaatatttaatttttttttatgcccccAATTGTTTCTCCCGctttgacatttttttttttttttttttttttttttttttggaaaccAAATAAATATAGGGGTTAGCAGTATGTCGACTTCGGAGTAAAAACACGTTGggatgaaaaagagaaatatacAGTTGGTCGTACGTGTATGAACCATGTACAAATGAAACGCCCGTATCAAGTCATGCGGTTCACTATACACCTACGCCTAAAACTGAGTGGGATGCAGTTTGCGAAAACGCATAATTAAATAGGGCCCGGtagcatacatatataaatatcaTCTTCTGCGCTTATATAAACTTTTATAACGTATGTAAAGTGCTAGATTGTTTATAAGAAgccgaagaagaaaaggagtaAGGAGCCTTTTTGGACCCCCCTCTTGGGGTATCGCactgcaaagaaaaaaaaaaataataaaataaataaataaataagggGGCCAGGATGATGGCGCCTTTtacgaaaaaaggggggtaaataatatattcgTCGGTTTATGAGTGTTTTATTCTTATCCCATTTATATTAAGATATGAAGAGCGCCCCCTTGATGTTTTCactttgaattttttaacagCCCTActtgcaaaagaaaaaagaaatggcaaactattttttttgcgcttgAATttacgtttttctttttttttttttgcgacgTATTTTCTAGAAAaggtgcatatatgtatgtggcgcattattttttgtacGGACTACTGAGGGTGAACGCCCCACTCGGCGCTTTAAGGGGTGATAATTCCagcgggaaaaaaggaggtgcCTAAGAACACGTCATTTGGCAGAGCGTCATAAGGGCAACAGGCTAACACTGAGGGGGTGCAGTAGCTTTGACgagcatatatattattttcttaaCAGCGATGCAAGTAGAGAAGCAAATTTATtagtaaacttttttttttttttttttttttaaatgcgtCGCCTTCCTCCCTTTATCATTTGAGAAGCCGATTGGTGCGCCCAATGCTTGACCCCCCTTTTCCGTGGCCCACCTCTTCcgtttaaaaatatacaaacgtGGAAATGCGCTTGGAACGATAATAGGCATACGAAATTGCTCGTCCTTTGGGGTGAAGAGCAAAATTGCGATCGTGCAttcgcaaaaaaattaaaatcctCCCAAAGGGTgctatttaaaaaggaaaaaatttaaaacacGCAGTAGCGCCGAGGAGGATAAACAAGTACATATGTAGGAAATTACGTTGCATGCCCCCCGTAGTACAAAATCCCCCCAAGGGaggaacaacaaaaaaaaagaagaaaaaaaaagaagttacgCAAAATGGATGCGAATTTTACCTGGAAGCTGTACCTTCCGCATGATTAAGCTTAAATTAATAAAGTGATAATTTGGAGGAATGAACAAGGTAACGGGGCATATATGTTAACGCCAGATGGTGACTGTTCTGGTCAAATTGCTGCAATTTCTGTTCATGTACGCGTCtattgaattttttgttttattctcATCCACCCATGAAAGGTAAAACAGAAGTATACACACGCGCTTAGCTGGAAGGATTGCTTCCAATCTTCAGGCCTATCCCAAGTTTGCCGCGCGACTGCTCTGCTTTTGTGGCACCACAGTTGTGATACCTCGCGCGTGTGTGTGTTCTATAGGTCTATTATGCTACAGGGTGTAGCGAATTATCACCCATCCAATTGAGCCATGTACCAATGATTTAGCAACTTGGAGTGAAATTTATATAGCATGTTCGTGCAATTACAAAATGGCACACTGGGCAAAGAAGCAAATAAAGTTGGGGTGAtgagaaaagggggaatcCCAGAAAAGCTCTTTTCACAAATTGCTCCTCCCCCCCCGGGAATATGTATTATAGTGTGCATAGCACGTGTACAAGTATTTCTTTGTTCTCCGTAACATATTCAATGGCATAcattgcttttcctttttttggttcCCTCGTTAGTTGCTAAGTCGAGAGTCTAACTGGCGTAAAGAATGTTCGCTTGTACAGGGTGTAGTTCACTCGTAAggtgtgtactttttttttttttttttttttttttttttttttcccttgttcaCGCGGGGCTAGGACATCATATAACATAGCACTGTGGAACAACAATGCGAGAAAATAAGGTAAAGGtgtaacaaaattaaaagtgGTAAAATAGCCTTTTCTTCGTTTCATAATACATTcgcaatattttttcctttttcctctttttttttttttttgctattttccactttttaaaaattggcaTAATTGAATATGCGCGCGAATGAACACAAGCGCATTGACGTTCTTCAGCATATAAagcaggggaaaagaaagatgaGAAACCAATTAAGTTTTTATCTTCCCGAtgtgcatacacatatagtGTGATAAACTCAAATAAAAAGACATTTTTTACGACCGAAAAAGGGTGAaggttttttctttctagAGGTTCTTAAAGCGCAACTTTCTTTAAACTTCGCTCAGCAATTTTTAATCCGTGTGTAGCCATCCCTTTGGCTCCacttttgcgaaaaaaaaaaaaaataaaaaagtaaatataaaataaaccTCTAAAGGGAATGACATAAGAGGGGATGTGGTAGGAGAAGGAAAGTCTAGCATAAGGTTATGATTGAAAAACATTTTCAGCATTTAGGAAGTGAGCCCAAACGACATAATTTATGATGCCCCCCTGGACGCATTTCTTTCCCTAAATAACCTACTCCCTCTGAAGGATGGACGTATTAAAATGGAAGTTCGAAAGGTGAGGAGTCGAATTTTACTACCCAGTTACACCACGATTCCACGTCGGAGTGTAAGCAGACAAGTCCTATTTGTTACCTACGTGAGTAGCGAATAGGGGTTACATTGTCATGTGTAacatgtctttttttttttttttttttttttttttttttttttttgttctacttgtttttcttatttatttatttatttatttatttcttccgaAGAGATCGTCGAAGGAGCCGTTTAGGAGAATGCATTACCAGGTGAGGGAGCATCCAAAGGAGGGGGGGTTCGCTTTTTTTAGGCCCATCGAATGAGAGCATCTGCATTCATGTGTGTGTCTTTGTTGTAGAGTGGAGTGATATGTCCAGTGGGGGAGTAGCCGAGTCGTAGCTGACACCACCCCTACGACTGCCATTCCTAATAACTTTGCTAATGCCATTCCTAATAACTTCGCTAATGACATTCCTAATAACGTTTCTACTAACCTTTGTGTTGACCCCTAAGGTGCGACACAGGACGCAGAGGATGAGCTCGTACGGAGCGGGTCTCTCCGACCCCAGCTCACCTGGGGAAGACATGAACAGTTACTACGACGAAGCCAGGTACCTCAGCAAGGAACAAATGAaggcatacatatacaaaatgaaaaaagaaatt
This DNA window, taken from Plasmodium knowlesi strain H genome assembly, chromosome: 13, encodes the following:
- a CDS encoding receptor for activated c kinase, putative, with amino-acid sequence MENIKEAEISLRGVLEGGHSDWVTSVSTPTDAKLKTIVSASRDKKLIVWNINPDDDSGEIGTAKKSLTGHSQAINDVSISSDGLFALSGSWDHSVRLWDLSCGETIRSFIGHTSDVFSVSFSPDNRQIVSASRDKTIKLWNTLAQCKYTITEQQHTDWITCVRFSPSPKQAIIVSCGWDKLVKVWNLKNCDLNKNLEAHTGVLNTVTISPDGSLCASGGKDGVAKLWDVNEGKHLYSLETGCTINSLCFSPCDYWLCAATDRFIRIWNLESKLIISEIYPVKQSKVGLPWCTSITWSANGQFLFCGSTDGNIYVYEVKKQSI